The genomic region ACGTTGGGGCACCATCAGCACAGCCTGGCTTTCATGCCCCTGTGTCAGGACAGCTTGCTGACTGTGATGGAGAACGTGCCAGACAAAgcatcattcttctttccctgTCTGCTCTGCAACAGCTGCCTGCCTCCTGACGCTCTGGCATGTTTATAAAGACCGCGAATCTGCAAATGCTGATAACCTTTGTGTACCCTTTTGGCTGCAGGCGGATGCCAGCCTTCTGAAGGCTTTCCTTTCAGCAGTGAAGCTGGCTAACCACCGAACCAATGAGGAATCCTTAACCCTGTCTGCCTTGGTCCCACCAAAAGCATCTGAGGTGGAGAAGCCAAAGACGAGGATGATAATCACGTCAAGGAAGGATTATCCATTAACCCGGAACTTCCCTTATTCCCTGGAACATCTCCAAGCCTCCTACTGCAAACTGGCCCGCATTGATATGCGCATGCTTTGTCTCAGAAGCCTCCGGAAGCTGGACTTGAGCCACAATTGTATTAAAAAGCTGCCGGCCACCGTTGGAGACCTCACGTGCCTTCAGGAGCTCAATCTACACAACAACCAGCTGGAGAAATTCAGTGTGGCGCTGTGCAACTCCACCCTGCGAAAGTCACTCCACTCTCTGGATCTGAGCCAGAACAAAATCAGAGCCCTCCCAGCCCAGTTTTGCCAGTTACAGGAACTTACTCATTTGAAGCTAGATGACAATGAGTTAATTAGGCTGCCGTTCAAGATTGGGCTTCTGAAGCAGCTGCGCTTCTTGTCTGCTGCTCGCAACAAGCTCCCGTTTTTACCCGATGGTTTTGCAAAACTCTCCCTCGAGAACCTGGACTTGTTTGGCAACCCATTTGAACAGCCCAGACCACTCATTCCTGACATACAACTTAAAATACCATTGACTTTGTTAGAATATTCTGCAAGAGCAACGGTCAATTTCAGGTAAAGGTGTTAAGACCGGCATCCATGCCCCCTCCTGGCCCCACCCCATGAATGCCTGAAGCATTATAAACTAGAAAAATAGTTTTTGACTAAGAGGAACAGACCTAATGAGAAGCAAGCGGGTCAGAGACACGAACGAATCTCTCAAAGGGGTTAGGAAATGTTGTATTCATGCATGCGTCCAGTACCTGGGCATGTGGACAATTTCCAGTGTGGTTCTCTCTTACAGTGGCCAACAAACAAGGCATGGGGGCTGAGTGTTTCCCATATGTTGCCTCTTCACCCTGTTAAATCAGAGTTTTGCTGCCTCTGACTATGTAGGCTCTTtgtagtcatcatggctagtagctaccGATAGATTTCTCCTCCATGACTGTCTAAACTCTTTCTAAAGCCATTTATGCTTGTGTGCATCACCATATTTTCTGGCAGCAAATTCTACATTTTCATCACGTTAGGTAAAGTAGTAATTCTTTTTGTCCATTCAGGTTCAACTGTCCATCAAATTCACTGGGTACCCCCCCAGTTATGAGAAAGAAAATATTCTCTCTGCAGAGGTAGAGAGTGCCTTAagatcatagctgacttatgacaacccctgatggg from Eublepharis macularius isolate TG4126 chromosome 2, MPM_Emac_v1.0, whole genome shotgun sequence harbors:
- the LRR1 gene encoding leucine-rich repeat protein 1, which codes for MRLPCEAAVLSRLLPSAGLRGLGRAARALLSLGKPPGGGGVWLLVSTARDRPGTKYQLRENVEQLFTKFVEEGKATIRLKEPAVDICLSKADASLLKAFLSAVKLANHRTNEESLTLSALVPPKASEVEKPKTRMIITSRKDYPLTRNFPYSLEHLQASYCKLARIDMRMLCLRSLRKLDLSHNCIKKLPATVGDLTCLQELNLHNNQLEKFSVALCNSTLRKSLHSLDLSQNKIRALPAQFCQLQELTHLKLDDNELIRLPFKIGLLKQLRFLSAARNKLPFLPDGFAKLSLENLDLFGNPFEQPRPLIPDIQLKIPLTLLEYSARATVNFRIPYGPHVLPSHLCDDLDMSKTCQCGGACLSCFIQTTVTMNLHSVAHTVVLVDNMGGTEAPTLRYFCSLTCYSRFLDRHLQSIR